In a genomic window of Bicyclus anynana chromosome 5, ilBicAnyn1.1, whole genome shotgun sequence:
- the LOC112043639 gene encoding uncharacterized protein LOC112043639, with the protein MTVVQMKKINKRIPGVLPPPPKSEIDGKVENLSSKSIPELMDIRDRQLKLLNNKSFMNKLADKGAKIQEFYDKVLSEINAKQQVEQTCRLLNDMSIDTDKNSIQNLEWEGKIKKNENTYLDSDDDSEPEDVLHIISQSTSYEKKVKVLQPEKALVTPEDLLSIGEIPHIKKLVEKTEVNAKPKTTGQYKPYKTTVSDVHNPEKEILRKQNKNWEVTAATPPPIVHGPAKPLTIEESLKLQKEHYKHIKMIEAQHAAEKLLARSGVKMAEMPQDFTKFGNYRSADSDDSGSEESDPEGSDKEVLDEEPERGGVVFTVMN; encoded by the exons ATGACCGTTGTACAAATGAAGAAGATAAACAAACGAATTCCTGGTGTTTTGCCGCCTCCCCCTAAAAGTGAAATCGATGGCAAAGTTGAAAACCTATCATCCAAATCCATACCAGAACTAATGGACATACGAGACCGTCAACTAAAACTACTGAACAATAAAAGTTTCATGAACAAACTCGCGGATAAAGGGGCGAAGATACAGGAGTTTTACGACAAAGTACTTTCAGAAATTAACGCAAAACAGCAAGTAGAGCAAACTTGTCGTTTACTGAACGATATGAGCATAGATACTGACaaaaattcaatacaaaatCTCGAATGGgaaggtaaaattaaaaagaatgaGAATACATATTTAGATTCTGATGATGACAGCGAACCTGAAGATGTCTTGCATATAATAAGTCAGAGCACGTCAtatgaaaaaaaagttaagGTTTTGCAGCCAGAAAAGGCATTGGTAACTCCTGAAGATTTGTTAAGTATAG GTGAGATTCCACACATAAAAAAGCTTGTTGAAAAAACAGAAGTCAATGCTAAACCCAAAACCACAGGTCAATATAAACCATACAAGACAACCGTATCAGATGTACACAATCCAGAGAAGGAAATACTTAgaaaacagaataaaaattGGGAGGTCACAGCCGCGACCCCACCTCCAATAGTACACGGCCCAGCAAAACCATTGACTATAGAAGAGTCTTTAAAGTTGCAGAAGGAACATTATAAACACATAAAAATGATTGAAGCTCAACATGCAGCTGAGAAGTTATTAGCTCGATCAGGTGTCAAAATGGCTGAAATGCCACAAGATTTTACAAAGTTTGGAAACTATAGATCTGCTGACAGTGATGATTCAGGATCTGAGGAGTCAGATCCTGAAGGCAGTGATAAAGAAGTCCTCGATGAAGAACCAGAGAGAGGTGGAGTTGTTTTTACAGTTATGAATTga